One genomic segment of Dehalogenimonas alkenigignens includes these proteins:
- a CDS encoding winged helix-turn-helix transcriptional regulator → MMKSILHNKNASTRFQIIVEIASKGPAIEQKDIAVALGITPQAISEYLKHLVSEGLVQVEGRSRYRVTSSGVNWMLSELRDLNNYVNFAEKAVTDITVNAALTENDIDAGQEVGLRMKDGLLTAGNARGAAARGTAFQNGKAGEDVGVTSVKGIIELKPGVVSVAIVPSISGGGSAKTNLDALKDFCRGHKHIGAVGIEAYAALRRADIEPRYFYAVQEVAIQAVRYGLEVFIVCISDELPGFIKRLRDSGLEPQVVDLRETKS, encoded by the coding sequence ATGATGAAAAGCATTTTGCACAACAAAAACGCCTCAACCCGTTTCCAGATCATCGTGGAGATTGCATCAAAAGGGCCAGCAATCGAACAAAAAGACATTGCGGTCGCTTTGGGAATCACCCCCCAAGCTATTTCGGAGTATCTTAAACATTTAGTCTCCGAGGGTCTGGTCCAGGTTGAAGGCCGCTCCCGCTACAGAGTCACCTCTTCCGGCGTCAATTGGATGCTCAGCGAGCTGCGTGATCTCAATAATTATGTAAACTTTGCCGAAAAGGCAGTCACCGATATCACCGTCAACGCCGCGCTGACCGAAAATGACATCGATGCCGGTCAAGAGGTTGGGCTGAGGATGAAAGACGGCCTGCTTACTGCGGGAAACGCCCGCGGCGCCGCAGCCCGCGGGACTGCTTTTCAGAATGGTAAAGCTGGAGAGGACGTCGGTGTCACTTCAGTAAAAGGTATTATCGAACTTAAACCAGGTGTCGTATCCGTAGCCATTGTGCCTTCGATAAGCGGCGGCGGTTCTGCTAAAACGAACCTGGATGCTTTAAAAGATTTTTGCCGCGGCCATAAACATATCGGGGCTGTCGGCATCGAGGCTTATGCCGCTCTCCGGCGTGCCGACATAGAGCCGAGATATTTTTATGCCGTCCAGGAAGTAGCCATTCAGGCTGTACGCTACGGTCTGGAAGTGTTCATTGTTTGTATTTCCGACGAACTGCCGGGCTTTATAAAGCGCCTGAGAGATTCCGGGTTGGAACCTCAGGTGGTTGACCTACGAGAAACCAAATCTTAA
- a CDS encoding phosphatase PAP2 family protein produces the protein METLIRIDQSLALFLNFVAGRLGFIDEVIKGLANDYFTIVGGALGLFFLWFGSEQKEDRRTGQEIVLQGAASIGLTTLAVYLVNIFFYRTRPFDEIAVNALLYQPTDSSFPANSASILFGLAFTIWLGNRKYGRIFLTGAVVHSVARVIAGMHYPGDIAGGLMVGLAIAFFTRLIFKLLKPFIRYVLSLGKIIYLAD, from the coding sequence TTGGAAACGCTAATCAGAATTGATCAATCACTGGCTCTTTTTCTTAACTTTGTGGCAGGCCGCTTAGGTTTCATTGACGAAGTTATTAAAGGGTTAGCCAACGACTACTTCACAATAGTAGGCGGTGCGCTGGGGTTGTTTTTCCTTTGGTTCGGTTCAGAGCAAAAGGAAGACCGCCGTACAGGCCAGGAAATAGTTTTACAAGGCGCTGCCAGTATCGGGTTGACTACTCTGGCGGTTTATCTGGTCAATATATTCTTTTATCGGACCAGGCCTTTTGATGAAATCGCGGTTAACGCTTTACTCTATCAACCCACAGATTCCTCATTTCCGGCCAACTCCGCGTCCATTCTTTTCGGCTTAGCTTTTACCATCTGGTTAGGCAACCGAAAATACGGCCGAATATTTTTAACCGGAGCCGTCGTCCACTCAGTTGCCAGAGTAATCGCAGGGATGCATTATCCCGGCGATATCGCCGGCGGTCTGATGGTTGGCTTAGCCATCGCATTTTTCACCAGGCTAATTTTTAAACTATTAAAGCCGTTCATTCGATATGTACTGAGTCTTGGGAAGATCATCTACCTGGCGGATTGA
- a CDS encoding ROK family protein encodes MNLNSVVLGIDLGGTKILSAAVDRQGKVLCRDLTPTPVASGHPGVIEAIKESAGRAIGHKPFDTKAVGLAAAGLVESAGGIVHTSPNLPGWTDVSITQELARTFGKPVFIINDAHAAAIGELKYGAGRGCRHFIFITLSTGIGGGLVLDGKIYEGFSGFGGEIGHMVIDDDGPECACGNRGCWEMLASGKALEREARRRIASGEPTSILSYCRPEPERAQIDCLNAKTIHTAAVNGDILALELIKRHAYYVGVGLANIVNIFNPERVIIGGGLSNIGDLLLKPAIEEAARRAFKQPFKGVRFMKAELGADAGVIGAAALAWNHVM; translated from the coding sequence ATGAATCTGAATTCTGTGGTTCTCGGCATAGATCTTGGTGGTACCAAAATCCTTTCAGCCGCAGTCGATAGGCAGGGTAAGGTACTCTGCCGTGACCTGACTCCTACACCCGTCGCTTCCGGTCACCCTGGGGTGATAGAGGCAATCAAGGAGTCAGCAGGACGGGCTATCGGGCACAAGCCTTTTGACACCAAGGCTGTCGGTCTCGCGGCTGCCGGTTTGGTTGAGTCGGCCGGAGGCATTGTCCATACTTCTCCCAATTTACCCGGGTGGACTGACGTTTCCATAACCCAGGAGCTAGCCAGGACGTTCGGCAAACCGGTCTTTATTATCAACGATGCCCATGCCGCCGCTATTGGCGAGCTTAAATACGGCGCCGGACGCGGCTGTCGGCACTTCATTTTTATTACCCTGTCCACTGGAATTGGAGGCGGTCTGGTGCTCGATGGGAAAATTTACGAAGGCTTCAGCGGCTTCGGCGGTGAAATTGGTCACATGGTCATTGACGATGATGGACCGGAATGTGCCTGCGGTAACCGTGGTTGCTGGGAGATGCTCGCCTCCGGTAAAGCTCTCGAGCGGGAAGCCCGCCGCCGCATCGCGTCGGGTGAACCAACATCCATTTTATCTTACTGTCGTCCCGAACCTGAGCGGGCGCAGATCGATTGCCTCAATGCCAAAACCATCCACACCGCCGCCGTTAACGGAGATATACTCGCTCTTGAACTGATTAAGCGCCACGCCTACTACGTTGGTGTCGGACTAGCTAATATAGTCAACATCTTCAACCCGGAGCGGGTTATCATCGGCGGTGGGTTGTCGAACATTGGTGACTTGCTACTGAAACCTGCCATCGAGGAAGCCGCCCGCCGCGCCTTCAAGCAACCGTTCAAAGGCGTCCGCTTCATGAAAGCCGAACTCGGTGCCGATGCTGGTGTCATCGGTGCCGCGGCGCTTGCCTGGAACCACGTCATGTAG
- the rlmN gene encoding 23S rRNA (adenine(2503)-C(2))-methyltransferase RlmN — translation MIETTATPLLGLNSLELGSLAKAFGEPTFRGNQMAEWIYRKGIISIGAMRNLHSSLIRRLEEEYCVGRPNLLKEQKATDGTFKLLLQLQDKCTVEAVGLPYSGRFSACVSTQVGCPVGCAFCATGLSGFKRNLTAGEIVGQVLELKARAEKPVDHVVFMGMGEPLLNYDATVKSLHLLAQEVGISGRNLTISTSGYIPGMMRLADENLPMTLAVSLHSTDDATRQQLVPGFARWSVAEIVQACATYVAQTGRRVTFEYCLIDGVNDSILHARKLGVLLKALNCHVNLISLNPIPDSPFKPSSSFRSSDFQKELIHCGVKVTRRQRKGIEIDAACGQLRQKSIAG, via the coding sequence GTGATTGAAACAACCGCAACACCCCTCCTCGGTTTAAATAGCTTAGAACTCGGCTCATTGGCTAAGGCTTTTGGAGAGCCGACCTTTCGCGGCAACCAGATGGCAGAGTGGATCTACCGTAAAGGAATAATCAGCATTGGAGCCATGAGGAACCTGCATTCGTCCTTAATACGGCGCCTTGAAGAAGAATACTGCGTCGGGCGGCCCAATTTACTCAAAGAACAGAAAGCAACAGACGGCACCTTTAAACTTCTGCTGCAGCTTCAAGACAAGTGTACAGTTGAAGCCGTCGGGCTGCCCTATTCCGGCCGGTTCAGCGCTTGCGTGTCTACCCAGGTAGGCTGCCCGGTGGGGTGTGCCTTTTGCGCTACCGGATTATCCGGTTTCAAACGCAATCTTACCGCCGGGGAAATCGTCGGTCAGGTCTTGGAGTTGAAAGCTCGTGCCGAAAAACCGGTTGACCATGTAGTGTTCATGGGAATGGGCGAACCATTGCTTAATTATGATGCGACGGTCAAATCACTTCATCTTCTGGCTCAAGAGGTGGGTATCAGCGGCCGCAATCTGACTATTTCGACATCAGGCTACATCCCAGGTATGATGCGCCTGGCTGACGAAAATCTGCCGATGACACTGGCAGTATCCCTCCATTCGACCGATGACGCTACGCGGCAGCAACTCGTCCCGGGCTTCGCCCGATGGTCGGTCGCCGAAATAGTTCAGGCCTGCGCAACCTATGTCGCACAGACCGGGCGCAGGGTCACTTTCGAGTATTGTCTGATCGACGGCGTTAACGACAGCATTTTGCATGCCAGAAAATTGGGCGTATTGCTGAAAGCCCTGAACTGCCATGTCAACCTGATCTCATTGAATCCGATACCCGATTCACCATTTAAGCCATCATCCAGCTTCAGGTCGTCAGACTTCCAAAAGGAACTGATCCACTGCGGCGTCAAGGTTACCCGCCGGCAGCGTAAAGGCATCGAAATTGACGCCGCCTGCGGCCAGCTACGGCAGAAATCTATTGCCGGATAA
- the glgB gene encoding 1,4-alpha-glucan branching protein GlgB, with protein sequence MPHDTESGFGTSPSRLYEHFGAHLTISAGGIPGASFQVWAPNADAVSVIGDFNGWNHSSNPLSFDRQSGIWRGFIPGVNKGHLYKYRICRRDGDYIADKSDPFAFHTETPPGTASVVWDNRYRWHDRKWMAERGKKLATDAPVAIYEVHLGSWRRNSGRCLGYREIALQLADYVLNMGFTYVELMPVMEHPFYGSWGYQVTGFFAPTARYGTPQDFMYLVDYLHQRGIGVIMDWVPSHFPDDAHGLTFFDGTHLYEHRDPRQGIHPEWHSLLFNYGRKEVRDFLCASALFWLEKYHIDGLRVDGVASMLYLDYGRKPGEWLTNRLGGRENLEAVEFLRQMNTLISRDFEGVQTIAEESTSWPLVSHPVQRGGLGFGYKWDMGWMNDTLRYMAVDPLFRSFQHHQLTFRGMYSSSESFILPLSHDEVVHGKASLLSKMPGDDWQKYAGLRLMLGYQYSLNAKKLLFMGGEFGQRGEWNHDAELEWRLLDFAPHRGIQKWTADLNHLYRSEPSLHQRDCHEDGFEWINPDDSSNCVLAFIRKAPGCAPVVVVCNFTPAVHHHYRVGVPEAGSYLELLNSDAGIYGGSGQGNLGGVDSYSEPRHGRPYSLDLTLPPLAVVFLKRRS encoded by the coding sequence ATGCCGCATGATACAGAATCCGGCTTTGGAACCAGCCCCTCCCGGCTTTACGAACATTTCGGTGCCCATTTAACTATATCCGCCGGCGGAATCCCTGGCGCATCGTTCCAGGTCTGGGCGCCGAATGCCGATGCCGTTTCGGTGATCGGCGATTTCAACGGCTGGAATCATTCCTCGAATCCCCTCAGCTTTGACCGGCAATCAGGAATCTGGAGAGGCTTCATACCGGGAGTAAACAAGGGGCACCTTTATAAATACCGGATATGCCGGCGGGATGGGGATTATATCGCTGATAAATCCGATCCCTTCGCTTTCCATACCGAAACACCGCCAGGAACGGCATCGGTGGTTTGGGATAACCGTTATCGCTGGCATGACCGGAAATGGATGGCCGAGCGGGGGAAAAAGCTTGCTACAGACGCGCCCGTCGCCATCTATGAAGTCCACCTCGGTTCATGGCGCAGGAATAGCGGCCGCTGTCTCGGGTATCGAGAAATCGCCCTCCAATTGGCGGATTACGTCCTTAATATGGGATTTACTTATGTCGAACTGATGCCGGTCATGGAGCATCCATTTTACGGTTCCTGGGGCTATCAGGTGACCGGGTTTTTCGCGCCCACCGCGCGTTACGGAACGCCGCAGGATTTCATGTATCTGGTGGATTACCTGCATCAGCGTGGCATCGGCGTCATCATGGACTGGGTGCCGTCTCATTTCCCGGACGATGCCCACGGCCTGACATTTTTCGACGGCACCCATCTCTATGAGCACCGGGACCCCAGGCAGGGTATACATCCCGAATGGCACAGCCTGCTCTTCAACTATGGCCGTAAGGAAGTCAGGGATTTCCTTTGCGCCAGTGCCCTTTTCTGGTTGGAAAAATACCATATAGACGGGTTGCGGGTAGACGGCGTCGCCTCGATGCTATATCTGGATTACGGACGCAAGCCGGGAGAATGGCTGACCAATCGGCTCGGCGGCCGGGAAAATCTTGAGGCGGTTGAGTTTTTACGGCAAATGAATACCCTGATTTCCAGGGATTTTGAAGGTGTTCAAACCATTGCGGAAGAATCCACCTCATGGCCGTTAGTCTCCCACCCGGTTCAACGGGGAGGTTTGGGATTCGGTTATAAATGGGATATGGGATGGATGAACGACACTCTGCGTTATATGGCGGTAGATCCGCTGTTCCGTTCTTTCCAGCACCATCAATTGACGTTTCGGGGCATGTATTCCAGTTCAGAATCATTCATCCTGCCGCTGTCACATGATGAGGTAGTGCACGGTAAAGCGTCGCTGCTCTCAAAAATGCCCGGCGATGACTGGCAAAAATACGCCGGTTTGAGGCTGATGCTCGGATACCAATACTCCTTGAACGCCAAAAAGCTGCTGTTCATGGGCGGTGAGTTCGGCCAGCGCGGCGAATGGAACCACGACGCTGAACTTGAGTGGCGCCTGCTTGATTTCGCACCGCACCGTGGTATCCAGAAGTGGACTGCTGACTTGAATCATCTGTATCGGAGCGAACCATCTCTGCATCAACGGGATTGCCATGAAGACGGCTTTGAGTGGATCAACCCCGATGATTCAAGTAATTGCGTGCTGGCATTTATACGTAAAGCCCCCGGCTGTGCCCCGGTCGTGGTTGTCTGTAATTTTACGCCAGCGGTCCATCATCATTATCGCGTCGGCGTACCGGAAGCAGGGTCGTATCTAGAACTACTTAATAGCGATGCCGGGATTTACGGCGGCAGCGGTCAAGGTAATTTGGGCGGGGTCGATTCCTATTCAGAACCCCGGCACGGCCGCCCGTACTCGCTTGATCTTACCCTGCCGCCTTTGGCGGTTGTTTTTCTAAAACGCCGGTCGTAA
- a CDS encoding cobyrinate a,c-diamide synthase, whose translation MNIPRFVIAGTSSGVGKTTISTGLTYALHRRGLNVQPFKCGPDYIDPGYLTRAAGLPCHNLDSWMLPEANLKELFAYFNRETDIAVVEGVMGLYDGHRKSGGGGSTAKIANIIEAPVLLILNIAKMSESAAAMALGYSTYDPGVHVSGVILNQVGSPSHLRSAKSAIEERTGLPVVGYLPKAPNLVLPERHLGLVPVAERDNESNFLDELGDLIEEHIDLDLLIGLARQAPDFALMSEPFLFPATPQLRRCRIAVARDAAFNFYYEANIELLKAWGADIAEFSPIADAGLPIGTDGVYIGGGFPEVFLSELEKNLSMKHSLRDAVAAGMPVYAECGGLMYLSGGIADFKGNRYDMVGLLPGCCEMQSKLQRLGYTIASVVKNSPLAEKGQEVRGHLFHWSRLDAPDVKSAAYRIIEPETQAEGFCLGPNNNLLASYLHLHFGSDSRLAKRFVESCVRGSQTASASS comes from the coding sequence ATGAACATCCCGCGTTTCGTTATTGCCGGGACTTCAAGCGGCGTCGGTAAAACCACTATTTCCACCGGACTGACTTATGCGTTACACCGGCGAGGCCTGAATGTGCAGCCGTTCAAATGCGGTCCGGACTACATAGATCCAGGATATCTAACCAGGGCAGCCGGACTTCCCTGCCATAATCTGGATTCCTGGATGTTGCCTGAGGCTAACCTTAAAGAATTGTTCGCGTATTTCAACCGGGAAACCGACATTGCCGTTGTTGAAGGAGTCATGGGGCTGTATGATGGCCACCGTAAGTCCGGCGGAGGAGGCTCTACTGCCAAGATCGCGAACATCATCGAAGCCCCGGTTCTTTTGATCCTTAACATCGCCAAAATGAGTGAAAGCGCCGCAGCCATGGCTTTAGGCTACTCGACGTACGATCCGGGTGTCCATGTCTCGGGTGTTATCCTCAACCAGGTCGGCAGTCCGAGTCACCTAAGGTCCGCTAAAAGCGCGATTGAAGAACGTACCGGCTTACCTGTAGTAGGCTATTTACCCAAGGCGCCCAACCTTGTTTTACCAGAAAGGCATCTTGGCCTGGTGCCGGTTGCTGAAAGAGACAACGAATCCAATTTTCTCGACGAGCTCGGAGACTTGATAGAAGAACATATCGACCTTGATTTGTTAATCGGGCTGGCGCGTCAAGCCCCGGATTTCGCGTTAATGTCGGAACCGTTCCTTTTCCCGGCTACGCCTCAACTTCGACGATGCCGAATCGCCGTCGCCAGAGATGCCGCCTTCAATTTTTATTATGAAGCCAATATAGAATTACTTAAGGCGTGGGGCGCCGATATTGCTGAATTCAGTCCAATTGCGGATGCCGGCTTGCCGATCGGTACTGACGGCGTTTATATCGGCGGGGGCTTTCCTGAAGTATTTCTATCAGAATTGGAAAAAAATCTCTCAATGAAACATTCCCTACGTGACGCTGTGGCTGCCGGTATGCCGGTCTATGCCGAATGCGGCGGTCTGATGTATCTTTCCGGCGGTATAGCAGATTTCAAAGGCAACCGTTACGATATGGTCGGCCTGCTGCCTGGATGCTGCGAGATGCAGTCCAAACTCCAGCGACTGGGGTACACCATAGCCAGCGTGGTAAAAAACTCGCCGCTCGCCGAAAAAGGCCAGGAAGTCAGGGGCCATCTATTCCACTGGTCAAGACTGGATGCGCCGGACGTCAAATCAGCCGCCTACCGGATAATCGAACCCGAGACGCAAGCCGAAGGCTTTTGTCTGGGGCCGAACAACAATTTATTGGCCAGCTATTTGCATCTTCATTTCGGCAGCGATTCCAGATTGGCGAAACGATTCGTTGAGTCATGCGTACGTGGCTCACAGACCGCTTCGGCGAGCAGTTGA
- a CDS encoding hydrogenase maturation protease has translation MNDAALPIADAAALPRILILGVGNILLSDEGAGVEVINRLNQCKLPEYIELVDGATRAMELADIMRGRDKVIIADAVAAGSEPGAVFRFGIDQLAELRQMSVSVHDIGVHEAIFQLRLLGELPPDIVFYGIQPDNLALGEGLTPKVKAAVEIVKEFILQDLAIL, from the coding sequence ATGAACGATGCAGCACTTCCTATTGCCGATGCTGCGGCCCTGCCGCGGATCCTGATTCTGGGCGTCGGCAATATCCTCCTTTCTGACGAGGGCGCCGGGGTAGAAGTTATAAATAGACTGAATCAATGCAAGCTGCCTGAATATATTGAATTGGTTGACGGAGCGACCAGGGCAATGGAACTAGCCGATATCATGCGCGGCCGCGACAAAGTGATTATTGCGGATGCTGTTGCCGCCGGTTCTGAACCGGGGGCGGTATTCCGGTTCGGCATCGATCAACTGGCGGAATTGCGACAGATGAGCGTTTCAGTACATGACATCGGCGTGCACGAAGCCATATTTCAATTGAGGCTTTTAGGCGAATTGCCGCCGGATATTGTCTTCTACGGCATTCAGCCGGACAACCTAGCATTAGGTGAAGGGCTTACCCCGAAAGTTAAAGCCGCGGTTGAAATAGTTAAAGAGTTCATCCTCCAGGATCTCGCAATCCTATAA
- the uvrA gene encoding excinuclease ABC subunit UvrA translates to MPLDKIIVKGAREHNLKNIDVTIPRDTLVVITGASGSGKSSLAFDTIYAEGQRRYMESLSAYARQFLGRMEKPDVDYIEGLSPAISIDQKGASRNPRSTVGTTTEIYDYLRLLFARVGHPHCPNCGREISMQAVEQIVDTVKALPEGSKIIVLAPLVKDRKGEHQAIFKELRKSGYARVRIGGTTRDLSEDIELDKKKKHKIEVVIDRLVIGQSDTQARLADSVETALKLGEGIVVVSIVDGLEYLFSEKFACADCGISLGEIEPRSFSFNSPHGACPDCTGLGIKMEFDPDMVIPNKKLSLAEGAIHPYQWQTWYFSQLEDVARKHGFSLNAPVEHLTPGQLDIVLFGENGNKIKYKNRFGKTREYSSGFEGVIPRLDRLYRDSESEQVRAGIERYMVANPCPSCGGKRLKPEALSVLIKGKNIADISALSVVDSLDWVDALADPSTPLSEREQIIARQILKELKSRLGFLEDVGLDYLSIDRASATLSGGEAQRIRLATQIGSGLMGVLYICDEPTVGLHPADDSRLIDTLKRLRDLGNSILVVEHDEAMMRAADWIIDLGPGAGEHGGHIIVSGPLQEVLACRHSITGAYLSGRKSIPLPDQRRRGNGHEIVIHGARQNNLKNIDVRIPLGELVCIAGVSGSGKSTLVNEILFKKLAQVFSGSREKPGDHDGIEGLEYIDKVISIDQSPIGRTPRSNPATYTGAFTPIRDLFSTVPEARVRGYNPGRFSFNIKGGRCEICRGEGYIEIEMQFLPDVTVPCEVCRGKRYSREVLDIKFKDKNIAEVLDMTVDHALDFFDHFPAIKSKLKSLHDVGLGYIRLGQPAPTLSGGEAQRIKLASELARRAIGHTLYILDEPTTGLSFDDVAALLKVMQRLVTSGNSVVVIEHQLDIMKNADWLIDLGPGAGHRGGQIVAEGTPEQVARVPGSVTGEYLKKVLPV, encoded by the coding sequence ATGCCGTTAGATAAGATCATTGTTAAAGGCGCCAGAGAGCATAACCTGAAGAATATAGATGTCACTATCCCTCGGGATACACTGGTAGTCATCACGGGCGCTTCTGGTTCCGGCAAGTCATCCCTCGCTTTTGACACCATCTACGCCGAGGGCCAACGCCGCTACATGGAATCCTTGTCGGCTTACGCCCGTCAGTTTCTGGGACGAATGGAAAAGCCAGATGTCGATTACATTGAGGGATTGTCGCCGGCCATTTCCATAGACCAGAAAGGCGCGTCGAGGAATCCTCGCTCTACAGTCGGTACGACGACCGAAATTTATGACTATCTGAGACTGCTGTTCGCTCGGGTCGGACACCCTCACTGCCCGAACTGTGGTCGGGAGATATCCATGCAGGCAGTGGAACAGATAGTGGACACAGTTAAAGCCCTGCCGGAGGGGTCGAAGATTATCGTCTTGGCGCCATTGGTCAAGGACCGCAAGGGCGAACACCAGGCCATCTTCAAGGAACTCAGGAAGTCAGGCTATGCCCGCGTCCGTATTGGTGGCACGACACGCGATCTCTCTGAAGACATCGAACTCGACAAGAAAAAGAAGCATAAGATTGAGGTTGTCATCGATCGGCTGGTTATCGGGCAGTCTGATACCCAGGCACGCTTGGCTGATTCAGTCGAAACGGCCTTGAAACTGGGTGAGGGTATCGTCGTCGTATCAATCGTCGATGGCCTGGAGTATCTCTTCTCTGAAAAGTTCGCTTGCGCTGACTGCGGTATTTCCCTGGGTGAAATCGAACCCAGGAGTTTCTCATTCAACTCCCCCCATGGCGCCTGCCCCGACTGCACCGGCCTGGGCATCAAAATGGAGTTCGACCCTGACATGGTTATCCCCAACAAAAAACTGTCTCTAGCTGAGGGGGCTATTCATCCCTATCAGTGGCAAACGTGGTACTTTTCACAACTTGAAGACGTTGCCCGTAAACACGGTTTCAGTCTAAACGCGCCGGTGGAGCACCTCACGCCAGGGCAGTTAGACATTGTTCTCTTCGGCGAGAATGGCAACAAAATCAAATACAAGAACCGCTTCGGAAAAACGCGAGAGTATTCCTCTGGATTCGAGGGCGTCATTCCGCGACTTGATAGGCTATACAGGGATTCGGAGTCTGAGCAGGTCCGTGCCGGTATTGAACGGTATATGGTGGCCAACCCTTGTCCTTCCTGCGGCGGCAAAAGGTTGAAACCGGAAGCTCTTTCGGTGCTAATCAAAGGTAAAAACATCGCCGACATCTCCGCTCTGTCGGTGGTCGACTCCCTCGATTGGGTTGATGCTCTCGCCGACCCCAGCACACCACTCTCGGAGCGCGAACAGATCATCGCCAGGCAGATCTTGAAAGAGTTGAAATCACGCCTGGGTTTCCTCGAGGATGTGGGACTGGATTACCTGTCTATTGACCGGGCTTCGGCGACACTGTCCGGCGGCGAAGCGCAGCGCATCAGACTGGCAACGCAGATCGGTTCCGGACTGATGGGCGTACTCTACATCTGCGACGAGCCGACGGTAGGCTTGCACCCTGCTGATGACTCCCGTCTCATTGATACTTTGAAGCGGCTTCGCGATCTGGGCAACTCAATACTGGTCGTCGAACATGATGAAGCGATGATGCGGGCCGCTGACTGGATCATCGACCTTGGTCCAGGTGCCGGGGAGCACGGAGGACATATTATAGTATCGGGCCCACTACAGGAAGTCCTCGCTTGCCGCCACTCGATAACCGGCGCCTATCTCTCCGGCCGCAAGTCAATTCCACTACCGGATCAACGTCGCAGGGGTAATGGGCACGAGATTGTTATCCACGGGGCACGGCAGAACAATCTGAAAAATATCGATGTCCGGATACCATTGGGTGAACTGGTGTGCATCGCCGGGGTGTCGGGTTCGGGTAAGAGTACCTTGGTCAACGAGATCCTGTTCAAAAAACTTGCCCAGGTATTTTCCGGTTCGCGTGAAAAGCCTGGCGACCATGATGGCATCGAAGGGCTGGAGTATATTGACAAGGTTATTTCTATAGACCAGTCTCCGATCGGTCGGACACCCCGATCCAATCCGGCAACCTACACCGGGGCTTTCACCCCTATACGCGATCTCTTTTCCACTGTGCCGGAGGCGCGAGTGCGTGGCTACAACCCCGGACGTTTTTCCTTTAACATCAAAGGCGGCCGTTGCGAGATATGCCGTGGCGAGGGCTACATCGAGATCGAGATGCAATTCCTTCCTGACGTGACCGTGCCATGCGAGGTATGCCGCGGTAAACGCTACTCCCGCGAGGTTCTAGACATCAAATTCAAAGATAAGAACATCGCCGAAGTCCTCGATATGACCGTAGATCATGCCCTTGATTTTTTCGACCATTTCCCTGCGATAAAGTCCAAGCTTAAGAGCTTGCACGACGTTGGTTTGGGTTACATTCGGCTCGGTCAACCAGCGCCGACCCTATCCGGCGGTGAAGCACAACGCATTAAACTTGCCTCGGAGCTAGCACGTCGCGCTATTGGTCATACCCTTTATATCCTGGATGAACCGACTACCGGTTTGTCATTTGATGATGTTGCGGCGCTGCTTAAGGTGATGCAACGATTGGTGACATCGGGTAACTCCGTCGTAGTCATCGAACACCAGTTAGACATTATGAAGAATGCTGACTGGCTTATCGACTTGGGACCAGGAGCTGGGCACCGCGGTGGGCAGATTGTTGCAGAGGGCACCCCGGAACAAGTGGCGCGGGTGCCGGGCTCGGTTACCGGAGAATATCTAAAAAAAGTCTTGCCTGTTTAA
- a CDS encoding YtxH domain-containing protein, with the protein MSSDSGGNFAIGLILGVAIGIGIGFMYAPQPGAATRALLKEKAIELSDKAEELADKVKEGAAAARSNLESRLSPIAE; encoded by the coding sequence ATGTCCAGCGATTCTGGTGGCAACTTCGCTATCGGCCTCATTCTTGGCGTGGCTATCGGCATCGGTATCGGATTCATGTACGCGCCGCAACCAGGCGCCGCCACGCGCGCGTTGCTTAAAGAAAAAGCCATTGAACTATCCGACAAAGCTGAAGAATTGGCTGATAAGGTTAAAGAAGGAGCCGCGGCGGCCAGGAGCAATCTGGAAAGCCGCCTATCACCCATTGCCGAGTAA